From one Streptomyces sp. Q6 genomic stretch:
- a CDS encoding type B 50S ribosomal protein L31, protein MKNGIHPTYGPVVFRDRAANHAFLTRSTMTSEKTVEWADGHTYPVVDVEISDVSHPFYTGNQRVLDTAGRVERFERRFGKRSGR, encoded by the coding sequence CCACCCCACGTACGGCCCGGTGGTCTTCCGGGACCGCGCCGCGAACCACGCCTTCCTGACCCGCTCGACGATGACGAGCGAGAAGACGGTCGAGTGGGCGGACGGGCACACGTACCCCGTCGTCGACGTCGAGATCTCCGACGTCAGCCACCCCTTCTACACCGGCAACCAGCGGGTTCTGGACACCGCGGGCCGCGTCGAGCGCTTCGAGCGCCGGTTCGGCAAGCGGTCCGGGCGGTGA
- a CDS encoding CobW family GTP-binding protein produces MNRLPVVIVGGLHADARRAAVDELLTSVPGSVALHHDLSTAVRGTVVRTVRDATGILATGEAPLINDCACCALREDLVPELERLADAGLTRLAVVELWDSVEPKAMAEVVTGHGGAHLPLSTVITAVDPALLLPCLGNGDDLRDVGLAAAASDRRTVADTWARQLEYAPVLAVADSDRADDEDRALLAQLHPTAHQVTLGSGALAAAALTGGFDVEAAAAAQHPACALLPIDADEAGVSTMVWHARRPFHPERLYAALEDLTCAAARSRGRFWLADRPDTLLHWDAAGGALCVESAGPWLRALPDAAWESVPPMRRAAAALDWHPEHGDCCQHLVFTSPGLDRDGLELVLNSCLLTDAEYASGRDAWQRLKTTPAFDAFLEA; encoded by the coding sequence GTGAACCGACTGCCCGTCGTGATCGTCGGCGGCCTGCACGCGGATGCGCGGCGGGCCGCCGTCGACGAGCTGCTCACGTCCGTCCCCGGCAGCGTCGCGCTCCACCACGACCTCTCCACCGCCGTGCGGGGCACCGTCGTACGGACCGTGCGCGACGCCACCGGGATCCTCGCCACCGGCGAGGCGCCACTGATCAACGACTGCGCCTGCTGCGCCCTGCGCGAGGATCTCGTCCCGGAGCTGGAGCGCCTCGCCGACGCGGGCCTCACCCGGCTCGCCGTCGTGGAGCTCTGGGACTCCGTCGAGCCCAAGGCGATGGCGGAGGTCGTGACCGGCCACGGCGGCGCGCACCTGCCGCTCTCCACCGTGATCACCGCGGTCGACCCGGCGCTGCTCCTGCCCTGCCTCGGCAACGGCGACGACCTCAGGGACGTCGGCCTCGCCGCGGCCGCCTCCGACCGGCGCACCGTCGCCGACACCTGGGCGCGCCAGCTGGAGTACGCGCCGGTGCTCGCCGTCGCGGACTCGGACCGGGCCGACGACGAGGACCGCGCGCTGCTCGCCCAGCTGCACCCGACCGCCCATCAGGTGACCCTGGGCAGCGGCGCGCTGGCGGCGGCCGCGCTGACCGGCGGCTTCGACGTGGAGGCGGCGGCCGCCGCCCAGCACCCGGCCTGCGCCCTGCTGCCCATCGACGCGGACGAGGCCGGAGTCTCCACGATGGTCTGGCACGCGCGCCGCCCGTTCCACCCCGAGCGGCTCTACGCCGCCCTGGAGGACCTCACCTGCGCCGCCGCCCGCAGTCGCGGCCGCTTCTGGCTCGCCGACCGCCCGGACACGCTCCTGCACTGGGACGCGGCCGGGGGCGCCCTGTGCGTGGAGAGCGCGGGCCCGTGGCTCCGCGCCCTGCCCGACGCCGCGTGGGAGTCGGTCCCGCCGATGCGCCGCGCCGCCGCCGCGCTCGACTGGCACCCCGAGCACGGCGACTGCTGCCAGCATCTGGTGTTCACCTCACCGGGACTGGACCGCGACGGCCTCGAACTGGTCCTGAACTCCTGCCTGTTGACGGACGCCGAGTACGCCTCGGGCCGCGACGCCTGGCAGCGGCTCAAGACGACGCCCGCCTTCGACGCCTTCCTGGAGGCGTGA
- a CDS encoding aldehyde dehydrogenase family protein has translation MTSQSAHAYFTELDRQFIDGSWRQGRGSWDIIDFNPYSGDKLASITIASVDEVDEAYRAAERAQKDWAKTNAYARRVVFEKALSLIEEREEAIAEAIVDELGGTRVKAGFELHLAKEFLREAVQLTLRPQGRIIPSPVDGKENRVYRVPVGVVGVISPFNFPFLLSIKSVAPALALGNAVVLKPHQNTPITGGSLVAKIFEDAGLPAGLLNVVITDIAEIGDALLTHPVPKVISFTGSDKIGQHVATVCASQFKHAVLELGGNSALTVLDDADIDYAVDAAVFSRYVHQGQVCMAANRILVDRKVEKEFTEKFVAKVRTLRAGDPRDPSTVIGPVINSAQAEAITGVVEQAVAEGATALVRGAVDGNLVEPVVLTGIPADSSVLRQEIFGPVAILIPFDGDDEAVRIANDTPYGLSGAVHTGDVERGVAFAHQIDTGMIHVNDGTVHDEPLVAFGGEKRSGLGRLNGEATVEAFTTQKWISVQHGRSRFPF, from the coding sequence ATGACCTCACAGTCCGCACACGCGTACTTCACGGAACTGGACCGGCAGTTCATCGACGGCTCATGGCGCCAGGGGCGCGGGTCGTGGGACATCATCGACTTCAACCCGTACAGCGGTGACAAGCTCGCCTCCATCACCATCGCCTCGGTCGACGAGGTCGACGAGGCGTACCGGGCCGCCGAGCGGGCGCAGAAGGACTGGGCGAAGACCAACGCGTACGCGCGCCGCGTCGTCTTCGAGAAGGCGCTGAGCCTGATCGAGGAGCGCGAGGAGGCGATAGCCGAGGCGATCGTCGACGAGCTCGGCGGCACCCGGGTCAAGGCCGGGTTCGAGCTGCACCTCGCCAAGGAGTTCCTGCGCGAGGCGGTCCAGCTGACACTGCGGCCGCAGGGGCGGATCATCCCCTCGCCCGTGGACGGCAAGGAGAACCGGGTCTACCGGGTGCCGGTGGGCGTGGTCGGCGTGATCTCGCCGTTCAACTTCCCGTTCCTGCTGTCGATCAAGTCCGTGGCCCCGGCGCTCGCGCTGGGCAACGCGGTCGTCCTCAAGCCGCACCAGAACACCCCGATCACCGGTGGCTCGCTGGTCGCGAAGATCTTCGAGGACGCGGGGCTGCCGGCCGGACTCCTCAACGTCGTCATCACGGACATCGCCGAGATCGGCGACGCCCTGCTCACGCACCCCGTGCCGAAGGTCATCTCGTTCACCGGCTCCGACAAGATCGGCCAGCACGTCGCCACGGTCTGCGCCTCGCAGTTCAAGCACGCGGTGCTCGAACTCGGCGGCAACAGCGCCCTGACCGTGCTCGACGACGCCGACATCGACTACGCGGTCGACGCGGCGGTCTTCAGCCGGTACGTGCACCAGGGCCAGGTCTGCATGGCCGCGAACCGGATCCTGGTGGACCGCAAGGTCGAGAAGGAGTTCACGGAGAAGTTCGTCGCGAAGGTCAGGACGCTGCGCGCCGGTGACCCGCGCGACCCGTCGACCGTCATCGGTCCCGTCATCAACTCGGCGCAGGCGGAGGCGATCACGGGCGTCGTCGAGCAGGCCGTCGCGGAGGGCGCGACCGCTCTGGTCCGGGGCGCGGTGGACGGGAACCTGGTGGAGCCGGTCGTCCTGACCGGGATCCCGGCCGACTCGTCCGTGCTGCGCCAGGAGATCTTCGGCCCGGTCGCGATCCTCATCCCGTTCGACGGGGACGACGAGGCCGTACGGATCGCGAACGACACCCCGTACGGGCTCAGCGGGGCCGTGCACACGGGCGACGTGGAGCGGGGTGTGGCGTTCGCCCATCAGATCGACACGGGCATGATCCACGTGAACGACGGGACCGTGCACGACGAGCCGCTCGTCGCGTTCGGCGGCGAGAAGCGCTCGGGTCTCGGGCGCCTGAACGGCGAGGCCACGGTGGAGGCCTTCACCACGCAGAAGTGGATCTCGGTGCAGCACGGGCGCTCGCGGTTCCCGTTCTGA
- a CDS encoding helix-turn-helix transcriptional regulator: protein MTAGESSGSVVRRILLGSQLRRLRESRGITREAAGYSIRASESKISRLELGRVSFKARDVEDLLTLYGVSDDAEREALLSLVKEANVAGWWHSYSDVLPGWFQTYVGLEGAASLIRGYEAQFVHGLLQTEAYAHAVVAQGMRGAAVEDIDRRVTLRLARQKLLVSERAPDVHIILDEAALRRVQGGPDVMRGQLEHLIDAAALPHVTLQIMPFSHGWHAGESGTFTILTFPESDLSDVVFLEQLTSALYLDKREDVAQYEKAMEDLREQCPSPEDSLTLLHRLLSEFA from the coding sequence GTGACCGCTGGGGAGTCGAGCGGCTCGGTGGTGCGGCGCATTCTGCTGGGCTCGCAACTGAGGCGCCTGAGGGAATCGCGCGGCATCACACGAGAGGCCGCCGGCTACTCGATCCGCGCCTCCGAATCGAAGATCAGCCGCTTGGAGTTGGGACGGGTGAGCTTCAAGGCGAGGGACGTCGAGGATCTGCTGACGCTGTACGGGGTGAGCGACGACGCCGAACGCGAGGCGCTGCTCTCCCTCGTGAAAGAGGCCAACGTCGCGGGCTGGTGGCACAGTTACTCCGATGTGCTGCCCGGCTGGTTCCAGACGTACGTCGGCCTCGAAGGCGCCGCATCACTGATCCGGGGATACGAGGCGCAGTTCGTGCACGGCCTGTTGCAGACCGAGGCGTACGCGCACGCCGTCGTCGCGCAGGGCATGCGCGGGGCGGCCGTCGAGGACATCGACCGGCGGGTGACCCTGCGCCTCGCGCGGCAGAAGCTGCTCGTCTCCGAGCGGGCCCCCGACGTCCATATCATCCTGGACGAGGCCGCGTTGCGCCGGGTGCAGGGCGGGCCCGACGTGATGCGCGGACAGCTGGAGCACCTGATCGACGCGGCCGCGCTGCCGCACGTGACGCTCCAGATCATGCCGTTCAGCCACGGCTGGCACGCGGGCGAGTCGGGCACGTTCACCATTCTGACGTTCCCCGAGTCCGACCTCTCGGACGTCGTCTTCCTCGAACAGCTCACCAGCGCCCTCTACTTGGACAAACGCGAAGACGTCGCGCAGTACGAGAAGGCGATGGAGGACCTGCGGGAGCAATGCCCGTCCCCGGAGGACAGCCTGACACTGCTGCATCGCCTGCTGTCCGAATTCGCTTGA
- a CDS encoding ATP-binding protein, producing the protein MGTNGSTMLEPLRQGLPPLDPSAVSSAASCALAARYEAVRSAREFTRRTLSDWDVPERFDDICLVVSELVTNALRHALPADTPYDQDPPVRLHLMRWASRVVCAVRDPSNDSPEAGEGTQDFSAESGRGLFLVDSFSDSWGWHPLAGTLSGKVVWALFML; encoded by the coding sequence ATGGGGACGAATGGATCGACCATGCTCGAGCCGTTAAGGCAGGGCCTTCCCCCACTCGATCCCTCGGCCGTTTCCAGCGCCGCCTCGTGCGCGCTGGCCGCGAGATACGAAGCGGTGCGCAGCGCACGGGAGTTCACCCGCCGCACGCTCTCCGACTGGGACGTCCCCGAGCGCTTCGACGACATCTGCCTGGTCGTCTCCGAGCTGGTGACGAACGCCCTGCGGCACGCGCTCCCCGCCGACACCCCGTACGACCAGGACCCGCCGGTGCGGCTGCACCTGATGCGCTGGGCCTCACGTGTGGTGTGCGCGGTGCGCGACCCCAGCAACGACAGTCCGGAGGCCGGCGAGGGCACCCAGGACTTCTCGGCGGAGTCGGGGCGCGGCCTCTTCCTCGTCGACTCGTTCAGCGACAGCTGGGGCTGGCACCCGCTGGCCGGCACCCTCAGCGGCAAGGTGGTCTGGGCGCTCTTCATGCTCTGA
- a CDS encoding DUF397 domain-containing protein has translation MHHVYNGMAATELHGVTWQKSRHSNSQGSCVEFAKLPGGRVAMRNSNFPDGPALVYTPAEIEAMLLGVKDGEFDHLTAT, from the coding sequence GTGCATCACGTGTACAACGGCATGGCGGCCACGGAGCTGCACGGAGTGACCTGGCAGAAGAGCAGGCACAGCAACTCCCAGGGATCCTGCGTGGAGTTCGCGAAACTGCCCGGCGGCAGGGTGGCCATGCGCAACTCGAACTTCCCCGACGGACCCGCGCTCGTCTACACGCCGGCCGAGATAGAGGCCATGCTCCTGGGCGTGAAGGACGGGGAGTTCGACCACCTGACAGCCACGTGA
- a CDS encoding SRPBCC domain-containing protein: MTVDHFFPHPPAKVWRALTEPELIARWMMPGGEDFRLRVGHRYAMTSVPRPNTNFSGTVDVEVLSYEEERMLSVRWSDRSPANSADWTITWNLEPEGRGTRLILVHEGFDPDDPAQLIARKIMDGGWRSHVLRAWGQVLAEL, translated from the coding sequence ATCACCGTCGACCACTTCTTCCCGCACCCGCCCGCCAAGGTGTGGCGCGCGCTGACGGAACCCGAGCTGATCGCCCGCTGGATGATGCCGGGCGGCGAGGACTTCCGGCTGCGCGTCGGACACCGGTACGCGATGACGTCCGTACCGCGGCCGAACACGAACTTCTCCGGAACCGTCGACGTCGAGGTCCTCTCCTACGAGGAGGAACGGATGCTCAGCGTCCGGTGGTCCGACCGCTCCCCCGCCAACTCGGCGGACTGGACGATCACTTGGAATCTGGAGCCGGAAGGGCGTGGGACGCGTCTCATCCTTGTGCACGAGGGATTCGACCCGGACGATCCCGCACAGCTGATCGCCCGGAAGATCATGGACGGTGGTTGGCGTTCGCATGTACTGCGGGCATGGGGGCAGGTGCTGGCGGAGCTGTAA
- a CDS encoding metalloregulator ArsR/SmtB family transcription factor encodes MPLARASTPESAAGQDRVFAALANGTRREVLRLLRETGPQPVQAIADRFDMARPSLSEHLKVLREAGLVSEERAGRQRIYRLEAAPLADVQDWLHPYERFWRQKLRSLGDVLDAMPDDGAS; translated from the coding sequence ATGCCACTCGCGCGCGCGAGCACACCCGAGTCCGCCGCCGGGCAGGACCGCGTCTTCGCCGCGCTCGCGAACGGCACCCGTCGCGAGGTCCTGCGCCTGCTGCGCGAGACGGGGCCGCAGCCGGTGCAGGCCATCGCCGACCGGTTCGACATGGCGCGCCCGAGCCTCTCGGAGCATCTCAAGGTGTTGCGGGAGGCCGGTCTGGTGAGCGAGGAGCGGGCCGGCCGGCAGCGCATCTACCGCCTGGAGGCCGCGCCGCTCGCCGACGTGCAGGACTGGCTGCACCCCTATGAGCGGTTCTGGCGGCAGAAGCTGAGGAGCCTCGGCGACGTGCTCGACGCCATGCCCGACGATGGCGCCTCATGA
- a CDS encoding VOC family protein — protein sequence MTTITHASFVTLPVTDQDRALRFYTDVLGFEVRVDREMPPGRWLQVAPAGAQTVFTLSGPGMGTFVPGTAQGIMLVTTDVDADCARLAAAGVEVTGPDELPWGRMAGFRDPDGNGLMLITEKEGR from the coding sequence ATGACCACCATCACGCACGCCTCCTTCGTCACCCTCCCCGTCACGGACCAGGACCGCGCGCTGCGCTTCTACACGGACGTGCTCGGCTTCGAGGTCCGGGTCGACCGGGAGATGCCGCCGGGCCGCTGGCTCCAGGTCGCTCCGGCCGGGGCGCAGACCGTCTTCACGCTCTCCGGGCCCGGGATGGGCACTTTCGTGCCCGGTACGGCGCAGGGGATCATGTTGGTGACGACCGATGTCGACGCCGACTGCGCGCGACTGGCCGCGGCCGGGGTCGAGGTCACCGGACCCGACGAGCTGCCCTGGGGCCGGATGGCCGGCTTCCGCGACCCGGACGGCAACGGTCTGATGCTGATCACGGAGAAGGAAGGGCGCTGA
- a CDS encoding PadR family transcriptional regulator, with protein sequence MSTIRLLVLGAVRQHGRAHGYQVRADLEYWGAHQWSNAKPGSVYHALKAMAKQGLLRAHETAPSPAGGPPRTEYELTEQGRQEYLDLVRAALTSYDQRPDNLAAALGCMVDLPREEVVALLEERVRRVEEWRRSVTEYYTPAEGPEQLGHIGEIMNYWVHSADSGAEWTCSLIARVKAGAYTFAGEGEPLVGVLAEGEKNPYA encoded by the coding sequence ATGTCAACGATCCGGCTCCTGGTGCTCGGTGCCGTACGCCAGCACGGCCGCGCCCACGGCTACCAGGTGCGCGCCGACCTGGAGTACTGGGGCGCGCACCAGTGGTCGAACGCGAAGCCCGGGTCGGTGTACCACGCGCTCAAGGCGATGGCGAAGCAAGGACTGCTGCGCGCCCACGAGACGGCGCCCTCCCCGGCCGGCGGCCCGCCGCGCACCGAGTACGAGCTCACGGAGCAGGGCAGGCAGGAGTACCTGGACCTGGTCCGCGCGGCGCTGACCTCGTACGACCAGCGGCCCGACAACCTCGCGGCGGCCCTCGGCTGCATGGTCGACCTGCCGCGCGAGGAGGTCGTGGCCCTGCTGGAGGAGCGGGTGCGCCGCGTCGAGGAGTGGCGGCGCTCGGTCACCGAGTACTACACGCCGGCGGAGGGCCCCGAACAGCTGGGCCACATCGGCGAGATCATGAACTACTGGGTCCACTCGGCCGACAGCGGCGCGGAGTGGACCTGCTCCCTGATCGCCCGCGTCAAGGCCGGCGCGTACACCTTCGCCGGGGAGGGCGAGCCGCTCGTGGGCGTCCTCGCGGAGGGCGAGAAGAACCCGTACGCGTAG
- a CDS encoding glutamate decarboxylase, whose product MSPLHQSPADRYGKPDERPVAVNPFYGEANPAAGMTDAPPKHRLPDGPLAPTTAYQLVRDELMLDGNARLNLATFVTTWMEPQAGVLMGECRDKNMIDKDEYPRTAELERRCVAMLADLWNAPDPTTAVGCSTTGSSEACMLAGMALKRRWARKNADRYPSRDARPNLVMGVNVQVCWEKFCNFWEVEARQVPMEGDRFHLDPAAAAELCDENTIGVVGILGSTFDGSYEPIADLCAALDTLQEQTGLDIPVHVDGASGAMVAPFLDPDLVWDFRLPRVASINTSGHKYGLVYPGVGWALWRDTDALPEELVFRVNYLGGDMPTFALNFSRPGAQVVAQYYTFLRLGREGYRAVQQATRDVARGLAERIEALGDFRLLTRGDELPVFAFTTAPDVSAYDVFDVSRRLRERGWLVPAYTFPAHREDLSVLRVVCRNGFSSDLAHLLIDDLSQLLPELRRQPHPFTHDRDAATGFHH is encoded by the coding sequence ATGTCACCGCTGCACCAGAGCCCCGCGGACCGGTACGGCAAGCCGGACGAACGGCCCGTCGCCGTCAATCCCTTCTACGGCGAGGCGAACCCCGCGGCCGGGATGACGGACGCGCCGCCCAAGCACCGCCTGCCCGACGGCCCGCTCGCGCCCACGACCGCGTACCAGCTGGTCCGCGACGAGCTGATGCTGGACGGCAACGCGCGCCTGAACCTGGCCACCTTCGTCACCACCTGGATGGAACCGCAGGCCGGTGTCCTGATGGGTGAGTGCCGGGACAAGAACATGATCGACAAGGACGAGTACCCGCGGACGGCCGAGCTGGAGCGCCGGTGCGTGGCGATGCTCGCCGACCTGTGGAACGCGCCCGATCCGACGACCGCCGTGGGCTGTTCGACGACCGGGTCGAGCGAGGCGTGCATGCTCGCGGGCATGGCGCTCAAGCGGCGCTGGGCGCGGAAGAACGCCGACCGCTACCCCTCGCGCGACGCCCGGCCCAACCTCGTCATGGGCGTGAACGTGCAGGTCTGCTGGGAGAAGTTCTGCAACTTCTGGGAGGTGGAGGCGCGCCAGGTGCCGATGGAGGGCGACCGCTTCCATCTGGACCCGGCCGCGGCCGCCGAGCTGTGCGACGAGAACACGATCGGCGTCGTCGGCATCCTCGGCTCCACCTTCGACGGGTCGTACGAGCCGATCGCCGACCTGTGCGCGGCGCTCGACACCCTCCAGGAGCAGACCGGGCTCGACATCCCGGTGCACGTGGACGGGGCGTCGGGCGCGATGGTCGCGCCGTTCCTCGACCCGGACCTCGTCTGGGACTTCCGGCTGCCGCGGGTCGCCTCCATCAACACGTCGGGCCACAAGTACGGCCTCGTCTACCCGGGCGTGGGCTGGGCGCTGTGGCGCGACACGGACGCGCTCCCCGAGGAACTGGTCTTCCGCGTCAACTACTTGGGCGGCGACATGCCGACCTTCGCCCTCAACTTCTCGCGCCCCGGGGCCCAGGTCGTCGCGCAGTACTACACGTTCCTGCGGCTGGGCCGCGAGGGCTACCGCGCCGTGCAGCAGGCCACGCGGGACGTGGCGCGCGGCCTCGCCGAGCGGATCGAGGCGCTCGGCGACTTCCGGCTCCTCACCCGGGGCGACGAGCTGCCGGTCTTCGCGTTCACGACCGCGCCGGACGTGAGCGCGTACGACGTCTTCGACGTGTCACGGCGGCTGCGGGAGCGCGGCTGGCTGGTGCCCGCGTACACGTTCCCCGCGCACCGGGAGGATCTGTCGGTGCTGCGCGTGGTGTGCCGCAACGGCTTCTCGTCCGACCTCGCGCACCTGCTGATCGACGACCTGTCCCAGCTGCTGCCCGAACTGCGGCGCCAGCCGCACCCGTTCACCCACGACCGGGACGCGGCGACCGGCTTCCACCACTAG
- a CDS encoding ion channel protein, which produces MSTPVDAATPPAPPTPPPVSARTLLPLVVPAVVVGVVCSLLFLGLSWIAERLQDVLWEDLPDALGVGGYSSLWIIVMLTLTGVAVGLVIWKAPGHAGPDPATMGLGGEEPLPPYVLPGLAVAAALMLAGGPSLGPENPIIAVNVGLMFWLGRKLLPKAPGALWPNLASAATIGALFGTPIAAALLVSEALAGRPMPLKGSLWDNLFGPLLAAAAGALTTTLVASPSFDLGLAPFGDPGWRDLLASIVVACAAAALTMVAVYAFPYVHGAFRRLGHPMLMLPVGGLVLGLLGVLGGELTLFKGLEEVKEIAAHPDGRSAGSFALLAVVKLAALLIAASCGFRGGRIFPAVFVGAAFGLFAHALVPDVNASVGVAAGVLGVLLAVTRSGWVSLFTAAVLVASPAIIALMCIASLPAWLLVTGRPQMQLSEDGTALR; this is translated from the coding sequence GTGAGTACTCCCGTCGACGCCGCGACGCCACCGGCCCCGCCCACACCGCCGCCCGTGTCCGCACGCACGCTGCTGCCGCTCGTCGTGCCCGCGGTCGTGGTCGGCGTGGTGTGCAGTCTGCTGTTCCTCGGCCTGAGCTGGATCGCCGAGCGGCTCCAGGACGTGCTGTGGGAAGACCTGCCCGACGCGCTCGGCGTCGGCGGCTACTCGTCGCTGTGGATCATCGTCATGCTCACTCTGACGGGCGTCGCGGTCGGCCTCGTCATCTGGAAGGCCCCCGGACACGCGGGCCCCGACCCGGCGACCATGGGCCTGGGCGGCGAGGAGCCCCTGCCCCCGTACGTGCTGCCGGGCCTGGCGGTCGCCGCCGCCCTGATGCTGGCGGGCGGGCCGAGCCTCGGCCCCGAGAACCCGATCATCGCCGTGAACGTGGGCCTGATGTTCTGGCTCGGCCGCAAGCTGCTGCCGAAGGCGCCCGGCGCCCTGTGGCCGAACCTGGCCTCGGCGGCGACCATCGGCGCCCTGTTCGGCACCCCGATCGCCGCCGCGCTGCTGGTCTCCGAGGCGCTGGCGGGACGGCCGATGCCGCTCAAGGGCTCGCTGTGGGACAACCTCTTCGGGCCGCTGCTCGCCGCCGCCGCGGGCGCCCTGACCACCACACTCGTCGCCTCTCCCTCGTTCGACCTGGGACTGGCCCCGTTCGGCGACCCGGGCTGGCGCGATCTGCTCGCGTCGATCGTCGTCGCGTGCGCGGCGGCCGCCCTCACGATGGTCGCCGTGTACGCGTTCCCGTACGTGCACGGCGCCTTCCGCCGGCTCGGCCACCCGATGCTGATGCTGCCCGTCGGCGGGCTCGTGCTCGGCCTGCTCGGCGTGCTGGGCGGCGAACTGACGCTCTTCAAGGGCCTGGAGGAGGTCAAGGAGATCGCCGCGCACCCGGACGGGCGGTCGGCCGGGTCCTTCGCGCTGCTGGCCGTGGTGAAGCTGGCGGCGCTGCTGATCGCCGCCTCCTGCGGGTTCCGGGGCGGCCGGATCTTCCCGGCGGTGTTCGTGGGCGCCGCCTTCGGCCTGTTCGCGCACGCGCTCGTGCCGGACGTGAACGCGTCGGTCGGGGTCGCGGCCGGCGTGCTCGGCGTGCTGCTGGCCGTCACCCGCTCCGGCTGGGTGAGCCTCTTCACGGCCGCCGTCCTCGTCGCGTCGCCCGCGATCATCGCCCTCATGTGCATCGCATCTCTGCCCGCCTGGCTCCTGGTGACGGGACGCCCGCAGATGCAACTGTCGGAGGACGGTACGGCGTTGCGCTGA
- a CDS encoding MerR family transcriptional regulator — MSYSVGQVAGFAGVTVRTLHHYDEIGLLVPSERSTAGHRRYSEQDLDRLQQVLFYRALGFPLDEVQTLLDDPATDLRAHLRRRHEVLVARIERLQKMADAVEHAMEAQKMGIQLTPEERFDVFGDKDPEQYAEEAEQRWGGTEAYTESQRRAASYSKADWARMKEEVDDWGTRYAALVLAGEAPTGEAAMDMAEEHRLHVTRWFFDVPYEMHVCFGDMYVADERFKAYYDSMGEGVAEHLRDAIHANAARHQEA, encoded by the coding sequence ATGAGTTACTCCGTGGGCCAGGTGGCCGGATTCGCCGGTGTCACGGTGCGCACCCTGCACCACTACGACGAGATCGGGCTGCTCGTCCCGAGCGAGCGCAGCACGGCGGGCCACCGCCGCTACAGCGAGCAGGACCTGGACCGGCTCCAGCAGGTCCTCTTCTACCGGGCGCTCGGCTTCCCGCTGGACGAGGTCCAGACCCTCCTCGACGACCCGGCGACGGACCTGCGCGCCCACCTCAGGCGCCGGCACGAGGTGCTGGTCGCCCGTATCGAACGACTTCAGAAGATGGCCGACGCCGTCGAACACGCCATGGAGGCACAGAAGATGGGCATCCAGCTCACGCCCGAGGAACGGTTCGATGTCTTCGGGGACAAGGACCCCGAGCAGTATGCGGAGGAGGCCGAGCAGCGCTGGGGCGGCACCGAGGCGTACACCGAGTCGCAGCGGCGGGCCGCGTCCTACAGCAAGGCCGACTGGGCGCGCATGAAGGAGGAGGTCGACGACTGGGGCACCCGGTACGCGGCCCTCGTCCTCGCGGGCGAGGCGCCCACCGGGGAGGCGGCCATGGACATGGCGGAGGAGCACCGTCTCCATGTGACGCGCTGGTTCTTCGACGTCCCCTATGAGATGCACGTCTGTTTCGGCGACATGTATGTGGCCGACGAGCGCTTCAAGGCGTACTACGACTCCATGGGGGAGGGCGTCGCGGAGCACCTGCGTGACGCGATCCACGCGAACGCGGCCCGCCACCAGGAGGCGTGA
- a CDS encoding YbjQ family protein → MGIEEFGSGQNPQSDVLVVTTNDVPGYRVQQVIGEVFGLTVRSRHLGSQIGAGLKSMIGGELKGLTKTLVETRNQAMDRLIEQARARGANAVLMFRFDVTEAMDGAAEVCAYGTAVVIAQEPMV, encoded by the coding sequence ATGGGTATCGAAGAGTTCGGCAGCGGCCAGAACCCGCAGTCCGATGTGCTCGTCGTCACGACGAACGACGTGCCGGGCTACCGGGTGCAGCAGGTCATCGGTGAGGTGTTCGGCCTGACCGTACGGTCGCGGCACCTCGGCAGCCAGATCGGCGCGGGCCTGAAGTCGATGATCGGCGGCGAGCTCAAGGGGCTCACCAAGACGCTGGTCGAGACGCGGAACCAGGCCATGGACCGGCTGATCGAGCAGGCGCGGGCGCGGGGCGCCAACGCCGTGCTCATGTTCCGCTTCGACGTCACCGAGGCGATGGACGGGGCCGCGGAGGTGTGCGCGTACGGCACCGCCGTCGTCATCGCCCAGGAGCCCATGGTGTAG